In Denticeps clupeoides chromosome 1, fDenClu1.1, whole genome shotgun sequence, a single window of DNA contains:
- the LOC114794873 gene encoding protein YIPF7, whose translation MAEFPSYEQDFYQSGYYAEQQGQVVTDYSPDSLLYQEYQEGDDYNPMPDVYDPSMDTLCSGQIFHPAMPSGTADYPGIAGSFEEEPPLLEELGINFDHIWQKTLTVLNPLKPADSSIMSETDLTGPVLFYIALGATLLMAGKVHFGYVYGISALGCVGMYVLLNLMSVCWVSCGCVASVLGYSLLPMVALSALAVLYSLQGILGMFLALLAIGWCSLSASKIFSTTLGMTGQQLLVAYPCALLYGVFALLTVF comes from the exons ATGGCAGAATTCCCATCGTACGAACAAGATTTCTACCAGTCAGGGTATTACGCGGAACAGCAAGGTCAGGTGGTCACCGACTACAGTCCAGACAGCCTGCTGTACCAGGAGTACCAGGAAGG TGATGACTACAACCCCATGCCAGATGTTTACGACCCATCGATGGACACTCTCTGCAGTGGGCAGATCTTCCATCCAGCGATGCCCAGTGGAACAGCCGACTACCCTGGGATCGCAGGGTCATTTGAGGAAGAGCCTCCCCTGCTGGAAG AGCTGGGCATTAACTTTGACCACATCTGGCAGAAGACGCTGACCGTGCTGAACCCACTGAAGCCGGCAGACAGCAGCATCATGAGTGAGACTGATCTGACCGGCCCTGTGCTTTTTTACATCGCTCTGGGAGCAACACTACTCATG GCAGGAAAAGTTCACTTTGGTTATGTGTACGGAATCAGCGCCCTGGGATGTGTGGGGATGTACGTGCTGCTGAATctgatgagtgtgtgttgggtgtcatGTGGCTGTGTCGCCAGTGTTCTGGGCTACAGCCTGCTCCCCATGGTGGCTTTATCGGCACTCGCAGTCTTATACTCTCTACA GGGAATCCTTGGAATGTTCCTGGCTTTGCTGGCAATTGGCTGGTGCAGTCTCTCTGCCTCCAAGATCTTCAGCACCACCCTTGGAATGACAggccagcagctgctggtgGCCTATCCTTGCGCTCTGCTTTATGGGGTCTTCGCCTTGCTCACGGTCTTCTGA